The DNA window CACGCATCCATTCCCGAAAAAGCTGAGCCGGTTCAGTCAGTTCCGTCTTTTCCGGATAGACGAGATAGAAGGCCTTCTGCGAGGATAGGGCCACATCGACCGGCCGCACCAGATCGCCGCGGCTGATGAAATCCTCCGCCAGCCGTTGCCCACAAAGCGCAATGCCTTCGCCGCGCAAGGCCGCCTGTAGCAGGACCAGATAGTTGTCGAAGGAAATGCCGTGCGCCTTGTCGGGGTCGGGCAGGTTCAGCGAACGGAAGAAGCTGTCCCAGGTCACCCAGTTCGCGTCGAAGCTTGCAAGATGCAGCAGGGTCTCGCCGGCAAGAGCGGCGGCGCTCTTCACGGCCGGGCGCCCTTCCAGATAGCGCGGCGCACAGACGGGCCAGACCTCGTTGGAAAAAAGCTTCTCCGAATCGAGCCCCAGCCAGTGGCCGAACCCATAGCGCACGGCGATGTCGATGCCCGATGAGAGCAGGTCGGACACCTGCGCCGACGCCATCAGCCTCAGGTCTATCTCCGGATGCTGCGAACGGAACTTCGCCAGCCGGCCCACCAGCCAGTAGGACGCGAAACTGACCGAGGTGGCGACGGTGAGTTCCCGTGGCCGGCGCTGTCGCCGGCGGATGTCCTCGCTCGTCGTCGCGATATATTCCAGCCCCATGGTCACCGCGTGTCGCAGCCTCTCGCCCTGCTTGGTGAGTTGGATGCCACGCGCCTGCCGGACGAAGAGCGGA is part of the Hartmannibacter diazotrophicus genome and encodes:
- the gcvA gene encoding transcriptional regulator GcvA — protein: MATLHRTLPPMNSLVIFEAAARHLNFTHAANEMGMTQAAVSRQIQSLEADLGAPLFVRQARGIQLTKQGERLRHAVTMGLEYIATTSEDIRRRQRRPRELTVATSVSFASYWLVGRLAKFRSQHPEIDLRLMASAQVSDLLSSGIDIAVRYGFGHWLGLDSEKLFSNEVWPVCAPRYLEGRPAVKSAAALAGETLLHLASFDANWVTWDSFFRSLNLPDPDKAHGISFDNYLVLLQAALRGEGIALCGQRLAEDFISRGDLVRPVDVALSSQKAFYLVYPEKTELTEPAQLFREWMREEVKAEGRLPDISAFGSGE